GTGACATCCACTCCAGAATATGGAAAGGAAAACACAGAAAGCGTTGATGGAAACCCAAAATACTGGGTTAAAGGAATATATTCTCTTATCTGGAGAGAAGGCATAGATAGGTGATACTAGGTACTGGATAATGTATGGATGGAAGGCGATGGCatactgttttttttttttactcACGTGCCTTGCGAGCTCCCCGATGATGCGTCAACATCAGGACTGTCACATTGCTCGAAACTCATAACTTTTGGGTATTCGGAATAATTAAATTTTCTTGTGTTATAAAATTGCCTGGTCAATTTTTGGATTTAGGCAGCTGGGGGCCCGGGACCCGGCAGGGATAGGCCCTGTCGGGTAGTGTACGTGGCAGATGACGTGGCAAGGTTGGGATGCAGTGTACTGATGGTGCAGGGAGGCTTGCGGGCGTGGCAGGCTACTGTTGGACTGACAATGCTGTGAACTCTCCTGGGGACCCAACAAATGGGGTTGAATAGTTGGTTATTTGATCCGAGTGCCCTGATCAGTGGGCCCCTATTTCAAAGATTTCGTAGCTTCCACAGTCCAATATTAGTTGTTTAATGTTTTCTTTAATTAGATTGAAAGGTagttttttgaggcatttttgtcCTACATGCATGTTCTAGCAGCCATGTGGGGTGGTTTTCGGTTTGAGCTTGAATGGTCTGAGGAGTGTTCTTGCTTGCATTTGGTTTTGCAGTTGGGCATGTGGGTGTAGATTACAATTGAGAGATAGCATTTGGGTTTGATCTATGGTGGGCTCTGTGATGGCATGTGTGGATTTTGTGGAGAGTGTGGGGGTTTCAGAGGGGTTCAAGGATTGTCCATCTTACTGCCCTCCTGCTCCTTCTTTTGGGTGGCTCAGTCCCAGGATCTCCTTCAGCAAAGATTTTGTGGAAACAGGGGAGATTGAAAGCACTGAAAGTAATTTCAGCAGTAGCAGTCATCAACAAGTAGAAGAAGACCCGCAAGAACCAGGTATGCAGGAAACAGACAATAGCAacagtaatgattttgagttctgTTTGAGTTTACCAGATGACCCACTTTCAATGCTGCCAGCAGATGAGTTATTCTATCAGGGGAAGCTCATGCCCCTTCAGTGCCCCTCAAGGTCTGGTCCTTTCACAGACCAACCCTTATCTTTTTCCTCTAATGATGGAGGGGGCACAGCCTCTGGTACCAtcgcctccaccaccaccaccacaagaCCAACAACAATCCAAATGATCTGTAACAATGTGGATTCATTAAGTGTGTCTCCCAAAGCCCCCAGATGCTCCAGCAGGTGGAAGGAGCTTCTAGGGCTGAAGAAACTCCAGAACCACAAGCAGGATATTCTTTCCCTGCATGCATCCCAACATGCCCCTAAGTCCTCGCTTGCAACAAAGACCCACTTGACGCCCAAGTCCCTCAAGCATCTCTTCCGAGGGTCAGATTCAAAActacattcttcttcttcttcttcgtcttcttcttcttcatcactagatCTATCCAGCCAGCCTTTGTTGGCTCATCAGCCTCCAAGAGACTCTGATGCCGATTCAGGCTCTGCCCGCATCTCGGTCTCATCAACTTCATGCGCTGCAGATCTGGAGGATTTGCCTAGGTATTCATTGGATTCAGAGAAAGGAAATCCAAATCCTATTAGGGCACCACTGAGAGTGAATGTTAGAAAGCCCAGATTCCCTGATGTTACTTCAGATGGAAGAGGTGCTAGGGTTGGGAGGAGCCCATATAGAAATATTGATACGAAGCTTCCTCTCAGAGGGTCCTCAGTTGATAGCCCTCGgatgaactcatctggtaaaaTCGTGTTC
This genomic stretch from Cryptomeria japonica chromosome 8, Sugi_1.0, whole genome shotgun sequence harbors:
- the LOC131059977 gene encoding uncharacterized protein LOC131059977, whose amino-acid sequence is MVGSVMACVDFVESVGVSEGFKDCPSYCPPAPSFGWLSPRISFSKDFVETGEIESTESNFSSSSHQQVEEDPQEPGMQETDNSNSNDFEFCLSLPDDPLSMLPADELFYQGKLMPLQCPSRSGPFTDQPLSFSSNDGGGTASGTIASTTTTTRPTTIQMICNNVDSLSVSPKAPRCSSRWKELLGLKKLQNHKQDILSLHASQHAPKSSLATKTHLTPKSLKHLFRGSDSKLHSSSSSSSSSSSSLDLSSQPLLAHQPPRDSDADSGSARISVSSTSCAADLEDLPRYSLDSEKGNPNPIRAPLRVNVRKPRFPDVTSDGRGARVGRSPYRNIDTKLPLRGSSVDSPRMNSSGKIVFQSLERSCSSPSSFSANMRSKDPHYRNCRQKENWRAMERSYSANVRVTPVLNVPVCSLRASKVGGGGASTKGAMFGFTQLFSPQKRETNKPNRISSQTSVGTSSSNLHRREG